From the genome of Eucalyptus grandis isolate ANBG69807.140 chromosome 2, ASM1654582v1, whole genome shotgun sequence, one region includes:
- the LOC104433964 gene encoding uncharacterized protein LOC104433964 translates to MVDTSFMARFRLLITAVFFAAFALASLDVSDCHVVKGKLSCLDCKQDHDLSGIKVMVKCDGVKKASVATTEDDGSFEAELPSTKAAAATTTDEGKTAAAPTLSCLAKVLGGPDQLYASRDHVVAKVVEVEGRDGTATSYGLATPLAVSTACPPTKECGAYNMVGSSKTVDLPLPKEWGLAPSSYYVPFIPIIGIP, encoded by the exons atggtcGATACATCCTTCATGGCCCGGTTTCGGCTGCTGATAACAGCGGTCTTCTTCGCTGCGTTCGCTCTGGCGAGCCTTGACGTCTCGGACTGCCATGTCGTCAAGGGAAAACTGTCCTGCCTTGACTGCAAGCAAGACCACGACTTATCAG GGATCAAAGTCATGGTGAAGTGCGATGGAGTGAAGAAAGCATCCGTGGCTACCACGGAGGACGACGGCTCCTTCGAGGCGGAGCTTCCCTCCACCAAGGccgctgccgccaccaccactgATGAGGGCAAGACCGCCGCCGCTCCAACGCTGAGCTGCCTAGCTAAGGTTCTTGGAGGGCCCGACCAGCTGTACGCCTCGAGAGATCACGTGGTCGCCAAGGTCGTGGAGGTGGAAGGCCGCGACGGAACAGCCACCTCTTACGGCCTCGCCACTCCTCTCGCCGTGTCCACCGCATGCCCTCCGACCAAGGAGTGTGGGGCATACAACATGGTCGGTTCATCCAAGACCGTTGATCTCCCCCTCCCTAAAGAGTGGGGCCTG